Proteins from a genomic interval of Micromonospora sp. NBC_00389:
- a CDS encoding phospho-sugar mutase: MAADTTEIDDIREQARRWLADDPDPASRDELTAVLDRLPASAPELADRFAGPLTFGTAGLRGPLRAGPNGMNIAVVTQAAAGLVGWLAAQGGTGPLVIGYDARHGSREFAERTAQVATGAGRPALLLPRPLPTPVLAYVVRQLGAVAGVMVTASHNPPQDNGYKVYLGAELGGELGAGAQIVPPADAGIEAAIRAVGPLTRVPLGQPGQVLGDDVVASYVERATAVIAPDGSRDLTVAYTPLHGVGAAVLTAAFARAGFPVPGVVPDQAEPDPEFPTVSFPNPEEPGAVDRLIALADSTGADLAIANDPDADRCAVVVRDGTTDGGQSWRMLRGDEVGVLLADHLMRRGVTGLYATTIVSSSLLRAMCAARGLPYDETLTGFKWIVRAGGGSAPLVYGYEEALGYCVAPEHVRDKDGITAALTVAELAAGLKAQGRTLTDRLNELAAEFGVHHTDQLSVRVDDLREIARAMARIRAATPTTLLGHPVDSTQDLLPEADVVILRTGAARVVIRPSGTEPKLKAYLEVVEPVTDGDVAAARTGAQAAIAQLRTEIAAALGL; encoded by the coding sequence ATGGCGGCGGACACCACTGAAATCGACGACATTCGCGAGCAAGCCCGGCGCTGGCTCGCCGACGACCCGGACCCGGCCAGCCGGGATGAGCTGACGGCAGTGCTCGACCGGCTGCCGGCGAGCGCCCCGGAGTTGGCCGACCGGTTCGCCGGGCCGCTGACCTTCGGCACCGCGGGCCTCCGCGGCCCGCTGCGCGCCGGTCCCAACGGAATGAACATCGCCGTGGTCACCCAGGCCGCCGCTGGCCTGGTCGGCTGGCTCGCCGCCCAGGGCGGCACCGGCCCACTGGTGATCGGGTACGACGCCCGGCACGGCTCCCGCGAGTTCGCCGAGCGGACCGCCCAGGTGGCCACCGGTGCCGGCCGGCCGGCTCTGCTGCTGCCCCGCCCGCTACCCACCCCGGTGCTGGCGTACGTGGTGCGCCAGCTCGGCGCGGTCGCTGGCGTGATGGTCACGGCCAGCCACAACCCACCGCAGGACAACGGCTACAAGGTCTACCTCGGCGCCGAGCTGGGCGGGGAACTGGGCGCGGGAGCGCAGATCGTGCCGCCCGCCGACGCCGGTATCGAAGCCGCCATCCGCGCGGTCGGCCCGCTGACCCGGGTGCCGCTGGGCCAACCCGGTCAGGTGCTCGGCGACGACGTGGTCGCCTCGTACGTCGAGCGGGCCACCGCGGTGATCGCGCCGGACGGGTCACGGGACCTGACGGTGGCGTACACCCCGCTGCACGGGGTGGGCGCCGCGGTGCTCACCGCCGCCTTCGCCCGCGCCGGCTTCCCGGTGCCCGGTGTGGTGCCCGATCAGGCCGAGCCGGACCCGGAGTTTCCCACCGTGTCATTCCCCAACCCGGAGGAGCCGGGAGCGGTGGACCGGCTGATCGCGTTGGCCGACTCCACCGGCGCCGACCTCGCCATCGCCAACGACCCCGACGCGGACCGCTGCGCGGTGGTGGTCCGCGACGGCACGACCGACGGCGGGCAGAGCTGGCGGATGCTGCGCGGCGACGAGGTGGGCGTACTGCTCGCCGACCACCTGATGCGCCGCGGGGTGACCGGGCTCTACGCCACCACCATCGTCTCGTCGTCACTGCTCCGGGCGATGTGCGCGGCCCGGGGGCTGCCCTACGACGAGACGCTGACCGGCTTCAAGTGGATCGTCCGGGCCGGCGGCGGGAGCGCGCCGCTGGTCTACGGCTACGAGGAGGCGCTCGGCTACTGCGTCGCCCCGGAGCACGTACGCGACAAGGACGGCATCACCGCCGCGCTGACCGTGGCCGAACTGGCCGCCGGCCTCAAGGCGCAGGGTCGTACGCTGACCGACCGGCTGAACGAGCTGGCCGCCGAGTTCGGTGTGCACCACACCGACCAGCTCTCCGTCCGGGTGGACGACCTGCGGGAGATCGCCCGAGCGATGGCCCGGATCCGCGCGGCCACCCCGACCACGCTGCTGGGCCACCCGGTCGACAGCACCCAGGACCTGCTGCCGGAGGCGGACGTGGTGATCCTGCGCACCGGGGCAGCCCGGGTGGTGATCCGGCCGTCCGGCACCGAGCCGAAGCTCAAGGCGTACCTCGAGGTCGTCGAGCCGGTCACGGACGGCGACGTCGCGGCGGCCCGGACCGGCGCGCAGGCCGCGATCGCGCAGCTCCGCACCGAGATCGCCGCCGCCCTCGGCCTCTAG
- a CDS encoding GOLPH3/VPS74 family protein, which produces MTGVALAEELLLLAYDDTTGKATMPRISLDLGMAAAVLVELALAGRIAYADGSLTVVDPTPTGEPVTDEVLGRIAADTPHTPASWVQRLRHGLRDRILGDLCRQGVVRDIDETELGFIHVHRYPVVDTSVEAETRLRLAEALTGVAAPDERTAALATLVVVLRMESALGVTGEAAADARRRLAEIATGAGFSGEVSTDDSVVRPSVGLVVAALAKAVDQALGKRA; this is translated from the coding sequence ATGACTGGTGTTGCGCTCGCCGAGGAGTTGCTGCTCCTCGCCTACGACGACACGACCGGCAAGGCGACCATGCCGCGGATCAGCCTGGACCTGGGCATGGCCGCCGCGGTCCTGGTCGAGCTGGCCCTGGCCGGCCGGATCGCGTACGCCGACGGGTCCCTGACCGTGGTCGACCCGACGCCCACCGGCGAGCCGGTCACCGACGAGGTGCTCGGCCGGATCGCCGCCGACACCCCGCACACCCCGGCCTCGTGGGTGCAGCGCCTGCGGCACGGCCTGCGCGACCGGATCCTCGGTGACCTGTGCCGGCAGGGCGTGGTCCGGGACATCGACGAGACCGAGCTGGGCTTCATCCACGTGCACCGCTACCCGGTGGTGGACACGTCCGTCGAGGCGGAAACCCGGCTGCGGCTGGCCGAGGCGCTGACCGGCGTGGCCGCACCGGACGAGCGGACCGCCGCGCTGGCCACCCTGGTCGTGGTGCTCCGGATGGAATCGGCGCTCGGGGTGACCGGCGAGGCCGCCGCGGACGCCCGCCGCCGGCTGGCGGAGATCGCCACCGGCGCCGGTTTCTCCGGCGAGGTGAGCACCGACGATTCGGTGGTCCGCCCCTCGGTCGGCCTGGTCGTCGCCGCCCTGGCGAAGGCCGTCGACCAGGCCCTCGGCAAGCGCGCCTGA
- a CDS encoding serine/threonine-protein kinase, with protein MTQIPTWSGGPVSSANGRAAPGTTIGGRYSLRSSVGNGGMGTVWRATDTLLRRDVAVKEVVLPPGLAPSDRDAMYERTLREARAAAAIQHPAVVQVYDVVTEAGRPWIVMELLDARSLADMVIEDGPVAQRAVAKIGIALLGALEVAHAIGVLHRDVKPANVLICTDGRCVLTDFGVARMPTDVQLTTPGMVLGSPHFISPERAMGQEFGPPSDLFSLGVTLYTAVEGRPPFDKGDPIETMHAVVEDPPAPPQRSGPLTRVLMGLLEKDPARRLDVHTSRSMLRELLAGPLGSTATAVHSVTDPYAVVPVQQRPAPLALPAQPEPKPDNQIGGRAMLAPGESLTDRLAALRRGERPQPAGAAGATGLDETSADALAGPLHTPTGAMPVPGRPATGRTYGGNADATQRVDAGGHPDATQRVSYGSRSDATQQVAYGGAPEATQRIGGTYGGGNQWSVPGTGQPWATPPAPSGGGALGKVRATGGQLVSTVKGWPRKVQLAAAGGLVVVLLLGIVALSSGGDEPPPVTPQAQPTASAPADPGVEMQEHSARGVQVLVPKGWKKSTGGSYTDYIDPEDDGRKIRILTEKWTGTPTRWAESAQNFLRTKSTSCKKPYEQVAISERESAGSPGVEFEYTCGEGGDMRHGVWHAVVNDGKAYSFYLSSSDARYGESKPIFDEMVRTFQLTGDG; from the coding sequence GTGACTCAGATCCCGACGTGGAGCGGCGGACCGGTTAGTTCCGCCAACGGACGAGCGGCGCCCGGCACCACCATCGGTGGCCGGTACTCGCTGCGGTCCTCGGTGGGCAACGGCGGCATGGGTACGGTGTGGCGCGCCACAGACACCCTGCTGCGCCGGGACGTGGCGGTGAAGGAGGTCGTCCTGCCCCCGGGGCTGGCCCCCAGCGACCGCGACGCCATGTACGAACGCACCCTGCGCGAGGCCCGCGCCGCGGCTGCCATCCAGCACCCCGCGGTGGTCCAGGTGTACGACGTGGTCACCGAGGCCGGCCGGCCGTGGATCGTCATGGAGCTGTTGGACGCCCGCAGCCTCGCCGACATGGTGATCGAGGACGGGCCGGTCGCGCAGCGCGCGGTTGCCAAGATCGGCATCGCGCTGCTCGGCGCGTTGGAGGTCGCACACGCGATCGGCGTGCTGCACCGCGACGTCAAACCGGCCAACGTGCTGATCTGCACCGACGGGCGCTGCGTGCTGACCGACTTCGGGGTCGCCCGGATGCCCACCGACGTGCAGCTCACCACCCCCGGCATGGTGCTCGGCTCGCCGCACTTCATCTCGCCTGAGCGGGCCATGGGCCAGGAGTTCGGGCCGCCGAGCGACCTCTTCTCGCTGGGTGTGACGCTCTACACGGCGGTCGAGGGGCGGCCCCCGTTCGACAAGGGCGACCCGATCGAGACCATGCACGCCGTCGTCGAGGACCCGCCCGCCCCGCCGCAGCGCAGCGGTCCGCTGACCCGGGTGCTGATGGGCCTGTTGGAGAAGGACCCGGCCCGCCGGCTGGACGTGCACACCTCCCGGTCCATGCTGCGCGAGCTGCTCGCCGGCCCGCTGGGCAGCACCGCCACCGCCGTGCACTCGGTCACCGACCCGTACGCCGTGGTGCCGGTGCAGCAGCGACCGGCGCCCCTCGCCCTGCCTGCCCAGCCGGAGCCGAAGCCGGACAACCAGATCGGCGGCCGGGCGATGCTGGCCCCGGGCGAGTCGTTGACCGACCGGCTGGCCGCGCTGCGCCGGGGCGAACGCCCGCAGCCGGCCGGCGCGGCCGGCGCCACCGGGCTCGACGAAACCAGCGCCGACGCGCTGGCCGGCCCGCTGCACACGCCCACCGGCGCCATGCCGGTTCCCGGCCGACCCGCTACCGGGCGCACCTACGGCGGCAACGCGGACGCCACCCAGCGGGTGGACGCCGGCGGGCACCCGGACGCCACCCAGCGGGTCAGTTACGGCAGCCGGTCCGACGCCACCCAGCAGGTCGCCTACGGCGGCGCGCCGGAGGCCACCCAGCGCATCGGCGGCACCTACGGCGGTGGAAACCAGTGGTCGGTGCCCGGCACCGGGCAGCCCTGGGCCACGCCGCCTGCCCCGTCGGGCGGCGGCGCCCTCGGCAAGGTCCGTGCCACCGGTGGTCAGCTGGTCAGCACCGTGAAGGGCTGGCCGCGCAAGGTGCAGTTGGCCGCGGCCGGTGGGCTGGTCGTGGTGCTGCTGCTCGGCATCGTGGCGCTGTCCAGCGGCGGCGACGAACCCCCGCCGGTCACCCCCCAGGCCCAGCCCACCGCGTCCGCCCCGGCTGATCCGGGGGTGGAGATGCAGGAGCACTCCGCCCGGGGCGTGCAGGTGCTGGTGCCGAAGGGCTGGAAGAAGTCCACCGGCGGCAGCTACACCGACTACATCGACCCGGAGGACGACGGTCGCAAGATCCGGATCCTCACCGAGAAGTGGACCGGGACGCCCACGCGCTGGGCGGAGAGCGCACAGAACTTCCTCCGCACCAAGAGCACGTCCTGCAAGAAGCCGTACGAGCAGGTCGCCATCAGCGAGCGGGAGTCGGCGGGCAGCCCTGGCGTCGAATTCGAGTACACCTGCGGCGAGGGTGGCGACATGCGCCACGGGGTGTGGCACGCGGTGGTCAACGACGGCAAGGCCTACTCGTTCTACCTGTCCTCCAGCGACGCCCGGTACGGCGAGAGCAAGCCGATCTTCGACGAGATGGTCCGGACGTTCCAGCTCACCGGCGACGGCTGA